The genomic window CGGCAAGGTGCCATCGGCCGCATGGTCGAGCGGCTGCGGCTGCACACTGCCGAACACCGCGGCACCTCCGCCTTCCCAGCGATACGCATGCGCCTGCTGGCCGACGATGTACTCGTCACCGCGACCACAGTGCGACAGGATCGCGCAGAGGTTGCTTTGCGTGCCGGTCGGCACAAACAGGGCCGCTTCGAAGCCGAGCATGTCGGCGATCTTTTCCTGCAATGCATTGACGCTGGGGTCGGCGCCGAAGACGTCGTCGCCCAACGGTGCCGCGGCCATGGCAGCGCGCATCGCGGAGGTCGGCTGGGTGACGGTGTCGCTGCGAAGGTCGACGGTTTTCGTGGCGGTCAAGGTGATTACTCCAGAAAGTTCTTGAGCATGGCGTGGCCGTGCTCTGTCAGGATCGATTCGGGATGGAACTGCACACCTTCGATGCGAACATCGTGCGCAAAAGCGGTGTGGCGCACGCCCATGATTTCGCCGTCGTCGGTCCATGCGGTGACTGACAGATCGGCCGGACAGCTGTCGCGCTCGATGGCCAGCGAGTGGTAGCGGTTCACCGTGAATTTCTCCGGCAGGCCGGCGAAGACACCCTCGCGTGTGGTCGTGATCTGGCTCGTCTTGCCATGCATCAGTTGCTGCGCGCGGACGATCTTGCCGCCGAAGGCCGCGCCGATGGCCTGGTGCCCGAGGCACACCCCCAAGATCGGCAGCCTGCCCGCGAAAGCCTCGATGGCCGCCACCGACACGCCGGCTTCGGCCGGCGAGCAGGGCCCCGGCGACACCACCAGCCGCGTGATACCCGCCGCCACACGCTCGCCGATCTGCGCCACCGTGATCCCGTCGTTGCGCACCACATCGACCTCCGCCCCCAGCTCACCTAAGTACTGGACGATGTTGTAGGTGAACGAATCGTAGTTGTCGATCATCAGCACTCTCATGGCGTGCTTCGCGGCTTGCGTCATGGCTTGCCCACGATCCGATGGACACCCTTGACGACAGGGAACACATTGAAGTTGATCAAGAGCGCCAGCTTGAGCCCCGACAGTCGCAGCGCCGCCATCACTTGCGCGCGATGCAGGTCGGTCAGCAACTCGGCCGCCTTCAACTCGACGACGACCGATTGCTCGACGACGAATCCTGCGCGATACACGTCGCCGAGTGGCCGGCCCTTGTACATCGCGCCAAAAGGCACATTGCGGATAAAACCGATCTCGCGTTCGGCGAGTTCGATTTCCAGTGCAGCGGCGTAAGCGCTTTCGAGCAGCCCGGTGCCGAGCACGCGCTGCACCTCGACAGCGGCGCCGATGATCTCGTGCGAGAAGTCGTTCTGTGCGTTCTGTGGTTCGACGGCAGTCATTCCAATCCCTCTTCGACAAGTTCGGCCGCACGCAGCAGCGCGCGCGCCTTGGCTTCGGTTTCTTTCCATTCCAGCTCGGGCACGGAGTCGGCAACGACACCCGCCGCCGCCTGCACGTGCAACACCTGATTCTTGATGATGCCGGTGCGGATGGTGATGGCCACATCCATGTCGCCGGCGTAGCTGATGTAGCCGCACGCACCGCCATAGATGCCGCGCTTGACGGGCTCCAACTGGTCGATGACTTCCATCGCGTGCACCTTGGGCGCGCCGGTCAGCGTGCCGGCCGGAAAGGTCGCCTTCAGTACATCGATGGCGGTCATGCCGTCTTTCAGCGTGCCTTCGACGTTGCTCACGATGTGCATCACATGGCTGTAGCGCTCGACGGCAAAAGCCTCGGTCACCTTCACCGTGCCGATCTTCGCGATGCGGCCGATGTCGTTGCGCGCCAGGTCGATCAGCATCACGTGCTCGGCGCGCTCTTTCGGGTCGTTGATGAGCTCGACTTCGGCTGCCTTGTCGAGCTCGGCCGACGCGCCGCGCGGACGCGTGCCCGCCAGCGGACGGATCGTCACCTTCTGCTCGCCGTTCGGCATGTTCTCCTGACGCACCAGGATCTCCGGCGACGCGGCCACCACGTGGAAATCGCCCAGGTCGTAATAGAACATGTAGGGCGACGGGTTCATCGAGCGCAGCGCGCGGTACAGCGACAGCGGTGACTCGGTGTAGCGCTTGCTGATGCGCTGGCCGATCTGTACCTGCATGAATTCGCCGCCGGCAATCATCTCCTTGGCGCGGTCCACTGCTGCCAGATAGTCGGCCTTTGCGAACGATCGCTCGGCTGGATGCGCCTGCGTCGGCTTCACCTGCGGCGCGCTGACCGAGTACTTCAACTGGTCGCGCAACTCGCGCAGGCGGCGCTTGGCGATGGTGTACGCCTCGGGCCGCGTCGGGTCTGCGTAGACGATCAGATAGAGCTTGCCCGAAAGGTTGTCGATGACGGCCAGCTCTTCGCACTGCAGCAACATGATGTCGGGGCAGCCGAGCGTGTCGGGTGGGCAGCTGGCTTCGAGTTTCTTCTCGATGTGGCGCACCGCGTCGTATCCGAAGTAGCCAGCCAGCCCGCCGCAGAAGCGCGGCAGCCCTGGCCGCAACGCGACCTTGAAGCGCTTTTGGTACGCATCGATGAAGTCCAGCGGATTGCCTTCGGCAGTTTCGACGACTTGCCCGTCGGTCACGACTTCCGTACGCGCTGCGGCTCCGAAGCCGCTGGCCCGGATCAACGTGCGCGCCGGCAGGCCGATGAAGCTGTAGCGCCCGAAGCGCTCGCCGCCCACAACGGATTCAAGCAAAAAGCTGTATTTGCCGCCGTCTTTGGTGTGTGCCAGCTTGAGGTAGAGCGAGAGCGGAGTTTCGAGGTCAGCGAAGGCTTCCACCATCAGCGGGATGCGGTTGTAGCCCTGCGCGCTGAGGCTTTTGAATTCGAGTTCGGTGATCACAGGTTCGTTCTCCGTTGCCTCACGACGCGTCGTCGGTCGATTTCGGCAAATCAGTCTTCATGGGGGTGACCCGAGTGCGTGGCGTGCATTTCGGGTCCGCGGGGGCGCAACAAGTGTCGCGCCGATCAGTCAGATGGCGCCGTGCGGGCTACGCCAGGGCCAGGCTCCCCGACGGCCCTGACCAGTCTGAATGATGTGATGAACGAACATGTGGACGCAAGTTTAGCAGCGGCCTTTCGCGCTGCAAGCGGCCGGCATGTCGTACTTTTGCCTGCGCGGGGTTCTACGGACGCCGCTGACGCAAGACCGACCGAAAATCCAGTTACACAAAAGAACATCCGCGTTCTGGATGGAAAAAAGGAAAACTGAAATGCGCACACGATTTCGTCAACGCATCGCGGCAACGCTGTTGTCGCTGGTCGCCATCAGCACCGCCTGCACGATCAGCACGGCCAATGCAGCGACCGTCGATGTTTCCGGCGTCAAGCTCGAAGACAGCGTCAGCCTGAAAGGCGAGACCCTGCAACTGAACGGCGCGGGCATTCGCTTCAAGGCGATCTTCAAGGTCTACACCGCCGGCCTGTATCTGGGCAAGAAGGCCGGCACGCCTGAAGAGGTGCTGGCCGCCACCGGTTCCAAGCGCGTGACCATCACGATGCTGCGCGACATCGATGCCAATGAGCTGGGCAAACTTTTCACCCGCGGCGTCGAAGACAACTCACCGCGCGCCGAGTTCTCGCAGCTCATTCCGGGCCTGCTTCGCATGGGCCAGATGTTCGCCGACCAGAAGACGCTGAAGACCGGCGACACCTTCACGATCGACTGGATTCCAGGCACGGGCACGGTCATCACGGTCAGAGGCGCGATGCAGAGTGATCCGATCAAGGAAGTGGCGTTCTTCAACGCCCTGGTACGCATCTGGCTCGGTCCGTCGCCTGCGGACTACCGGCTCAAAGACGCGCTGCTCGGCCGCAGCAGCTGACCGCGATTCGTCGAACGCGGGAGCTCAGGCCTCCGCCAGCGTCTGCGCAGCGACGACCGCCTCGGTCCGGTTGCGCACGTTCAGCGCCCGAAAGATCGCTGCCAGGTGAATCTTGACCGTGCCTTCGCTGATGCCGAGCGCGCGCCCTATCAACTTGTTCGGCTTGCCCTGCGACAGCAGTTGCAGCACTTCGACCTGCCGCTCGGTCAGCACGTTGCGCAGATGGTCGAGCGTGTGGGCCGCGGCTGGGGTCGCGACGCGCGCGGCCGCCTCCACTGCCGGCACGCCCGTCATGATGCCGGGCGGCAGCGCCGACAGCATCATCGGTGGCACATAGACACCACCGGCCAGCACCAGCCGCACCGCCGACAACATCACCTCGGGCGAATACGCCTTCGGAATAAAGCCCAGCACGCCGTGCGCCAGTGCGGTGCGCATGATGACCGGGTCTTCGTAGCCAGACAGCACGATCACCGGCACCGCCGGATGGCGACGCCGCATCTCGTCGATGTGCGCATGGCCGTCGGCGCCAGGCATGTTGAGGTCGATCACGGCCAGGTCGAGGTCGTCCGAAGCCCCGGCGAGTAACTCGTCGACGCTCATGGCCAGCACGAACTCGATGCCCGGTTCGAGTTCCGCCAACTTGGCCTTGACCGCCTCGATGACGAGCCGGTGGTCGTCGGCGATCAGGATTTTCATGACTAGTTCCGCGCTTTTATGGACCAGTCTTGAAGATAGCGGCCTTCGGCGTGCGCGGCAAGCGGCTTGCGCCGAGCGGACGGCATAGTCCCCACGGGATATGGTGCTGCGCGGCGCGGCTCGAAAGAATCGCCTCAACACCCGAGGGACGAGACATGGGCATGTGCGTCTTCATCCACTGCTGACGCGGGCAATCGATGGCGCGCCTGCTCGATCAGTTCTCCGCCCTTTTCTCGTACGGCCTGGCGATCGACGCCGTCGACCCCTTGCGCGCCGGCGTTGCCGAGCCGACCACCCGCGCCGATGCACAGGCACAAGCACGCCGGCTGCTCGCCGAGGCGCGACTGGCAGCAACGGCACGCGGCACCCCGCCCGCGCAGGTCGAATCGGCCGCCTTCGCAATGGTCGCGTGGCTCGACGAAATTTTCGCGCGGCAGCGCCACTGGACCGACGCTGCTCCGCCGCTGCAGGCACAGCTCTTCAATTCCAGCAACGCACACAGCGAGTTCTTTCATCACCTCTCCGGCCTGCAGGCAGGCGACGATGCGGTACGCGAGGTGTATTGGTACGCGCTGGCCAACGGCTTTACCGGCCAGTACTACTTCGAGGCCGGCGACGGCGGCGAGCTCGGCAAGCTCAAGGACTTGCACGGCCGCCAGTTGCCGGTGGTACCGGCCGCTATCGCCACGCTGGCGAAGGACCGCATCACGCCGCAGCCTTACGCCCTGCTCCGCACCGTGCCGCCGCGCGACCCGGAGCGGCGCGAGCGTGCGCTCTTGCGTGCGATTGCCGCCGGTGCGGTGCTCGTCCCGCTCATGGCGCTGTTGTGGCTGCTGCTGGCCGGGCCGCGGCAGACCGCCGCCAGCGCCGAGCAGCGGCTCGATCAGCAACTGCGCAGCTACGCATGTGCCGACCTGCAAGCGAGTTGGGGCGTGACCGGCGCCGTCGGTGCCTTCAGCGCGTTGCACATCAACGGCTTCGTTCCGCTGGCCGACGACATCGCCAAGGTCGAACGCGAGGTGCGCGCCATGCCCGGCATGTCGTCCGCGACCTTCGACTTGCGGCTGCGCGTGTGGCCGCATTGCGAGGTCGTCGCCATCCTGAAGCCGTACCAGACCCGAAACCGCGACAAGACGTTCGACCTCATAGTGACGGCGCCATCGGCGCACGATGGCCGGCTGCGGGAGGGCGATGCCGTGCGCATCGAAGTGACCGCACCGAACTATGAGGGCAACGTGCGGGTCGACTACTACACGGCCGACGGCGCGGTGCAGCATTTGAGCGGCGCGGGCGAGCCGACGCGTTTCGTCGCCGGGCAACGCCTGGTGTTCGGCAAGGACATCCCGGCGAGCTGGCTGGTAAGCCCCCCCTTCGGCACCGTGATGGTGGTCGCGCTGGCGTCGCCTTCCCCGTTTCCGGAGGCGCCGGACCGCCCGCCGTTCGAGCTGGCATCGGCGTATCTGCTCAAGCTGCGTGAGGCGCTCGCCGCCAACAAGGGCGGCGACAGGCTGATCGCGGAGTTCCTCTTCCTGGAGACCGCGGAACGATGACTGCCACCCCCGCCGTGACCGTGCTGACCCAGCTCCCGCTCGTGTTCTGGCTGCTGGTGACCGTCTGCATCGGCGGGGCGACAGCGCTGTGGTGGCGCATCACGGGTCGGCGCCGAGTGGCGCGGCGCCGTGATTTGCAGAAGCTGCTTACGCTCTGCGGCCCTGCCGAATCGCCGGCCGAGCAGGCCACGCTCGACGGCCTGGGCGACGCACCCCGGCAGGCCCGCCAGTCCTCGATGCGTTCGACCGGCGGCCGTGCAACGTTGTATCGCACGCCCTGGTTTCTGTTCCTCGGCGATGCGGCTGCCGATGTGCCACGCCTGCTCGATGCAGCGAGTGCTTCGGCGGGCGACGCCGACACATTCCAGCCCTTCTGGCATTTCTGGCATTGGCACGCACTGCCATCGATGGTCGCCATCGGCATCGATCCGCAGGTGCTGCAGCAAGCGAACCCCGCACGCGTACGGCGCTCGTGGTACCGGGCGTTGCTGGTGCTGGTGCAGGAGCGGCCACGCCTGCCGCTGAACGGCATCGTCGTTTGCGTCGGCGCGAGCAGCCTGTTGCCAGCGACAACGGGAGCGGCCGGAACAAAGGAGGAGTCATCGGCCATGCGCATGCGCCGCCTGATCGACGAAGCCGCCGAACACCTGCATCTGCGACTGCCGATCTACCTCGTGGTCACCGGCCTCGAGAAACTGACCGGCTACGACACGCTCCGCTCGTCGTTGTCGAAAGACGTGCTGACGCAGGTGATCGGTTATCGCTGGTCGGGCATTGCGGGCGCTGGTGCGGCGGCCAGCGTCCGCGCCGAAGAGCGCGCGACCGAAGCCTTCGACTCGATCATCGAGGGGCTCGATGCATTGCGCATGGCGCTGCTGCGGCAGACCAGCACAGCGGCGGACCGACTGGCGATTCATGCGTTCGTCGAACAGGTCCGCGCCATGGAACCAGGGCTGCGTCAGCTGGCCGACGCGCTGTTCGGCCGCATCGGGGACCAGCGTCGCCCGCACCGCTGGCGCGGGCTGTACCTCACGGGCTCGACGCCTTCGGGCGCGGACGCATCGGGCGCCGCCTTTTCGTCGGATCTGTTCGAGCGCTTCTTGCCGGCCGACCAGCCGCTGGCGCGCTTCGATGCCTAGATCACTTCCGGATCACTGCCGGATCACTTCGGATCGATGGTGATCTGCCGCGCGCCGAAGGTCGCCGTCATCACCAGCGGCTTGCCGACCTGCAGCACCTTGACCTCGCGCCAGCGTGCGCGCTCCAGGTCGCGATACGCCGCCATCACGCCGATGACCTTGACGTCCGCGGCCAACGTCATTTCGAGCTTCTTGCTCTCGCCGGGTCGCAGCAGAACTTCTTCGCGCTGCGCCATTTCAGCGCCGAGCGTGGCCTGGTCTTTTTCGAACAGCGAGAAGAAGTCGGCGCTCTCGAACGGTCCCGGCGACTTGAGCGCATACACGCGAACCGTGAGCGGCGACGGGCGCAGGCGCGTATCGGGATTGGCGTCGGGGCCTGCAGTCAACGTCATGGAGACCTGCGTCACCACCGGCTTGGGCGGAGGAGGTGCGCTGCAACCGGCGAGCACGAGGCCGGCGAGCAACACGCCCGATGCGGTCATGCGGCGCCGCAGGGTCGCTATGGAAAACCGACCATAGGGCAAACGGTGTGTACCAGGCGATCGCATGCTATTCCCTTCGTTGCATTGACCCGTTCATAGGCATCTTTGATTATCACCAGTCAACTCGAACAGGCAACATGCTGACCCCCGAACTCGTCGAAGCGCTGCAACTC from Variovorax sp. PAMC28562 includes these protein-coding regions:
- a CDS encoding type VI secretion system protein, with the protein product MTATPAVTVLTQLPLVFWLLVTVCIGGATALWWRITGRRRVARRRDLQKLLTLCGPAESPAEQATLDGLGDAPRQARQSSMRSTGGRATLYRTPWFLFLGDAAADVPRLLDAASASAGDADTFQPFWHFWHWHALPSMVAIGIDPQVLQQANPARVRRSWYRALLVLVQERPRLPLNGIVVCVGASSLLPATTGAAGTKEESSAMRMRRLIDEAAEHLHLRLPIYLVVTGLEKLTGYDTLRSSLSKDVLTQVIGYRWSGIAGAGAAASVRAEERATEAFDSIIEGLDALRMALLRQTSTAADRLAIHAFVEQVRAMEPGLRQLADALFGRIGDQRRPHRWRGLYLTGSTPSGADASGAAFSSDLFERFLPADQPLARFDA
- a CDS encoding GxxExxY protein, whose translation is MTAVEPQNAQNDFSHEIIGAAVEVQRVLGTGLLESAYAAALEIELAEREIGFIRNVPFGAMYKGRPLGDVYRAGFVVEQSVVVELKAAELLTDLHRAQVMAALRLSGLKLALLINFNVFPVVKGVHRIVGKP
- the trpE gene encoding anthranilate synthase component I, producing the protein MITELEFKSLSAQGYNRIPLMVEAFADLETPLSLYLKLAHTKDGGKYSFLLESVVGGERFGRYSFIGLPARTLIRASGFGAAARTEVVTDGQVVETAEGNPLDFIDAYQKRFKVALRPGLPRFCGGLAGYFGYDAVRHIEKKLEASCPPDTLGCPDIMLLQCEELAVIDNLSGKLYLIVYADPTRPEAYTIAKRRLRELRDQLKYSVSAPQVKPTQAHPAERSFAKADYLAAVDRAKEMIAGGEFMQVQIGQRISKRYTESPLSLYRALRSMNPSPYMFYYDLGDFHVVAASPEILVRQENMPNGEQKVTIRPLAGTRPRGASAELDKAAEVELINDPKERAEHVMLIDLARNDIGRIAKIGTVKVTEAFAVERYSHVMHIVSNVEGTLKDGMTAIDVLKATFPAGTLTGAPKVHAMEVIDQLEPVKRGIYGGACGYISYAGDMDVAITIRTGIIKNQVLHVQAAAGVVADSVPELEWKETEAKARALLRAAELVEEGLE
- a CDS encoding DotU family type IV/VI secretion system protein, with the protein product MARLLDQFSALFSYGLAIDAVDPLRAGVAEPTTRADAQAQARRLLAEARLAATARGTPPAQVESAAFAMVAWLDEIFARQRHWTDAAPPLQAQLFNSSNAHSEFFHHLSGLQAGDDAVREVYWYALANGFTGQYYFEAGDGGELGKLKDLHGRQLPVVPAAIATLAKDRITPQPYALLRTVPPRDPERRERALLRAIAAGAVLVPLMALLWLLLAGPRQTAASAEQRLDQQLRSYACADLQASWGVTGAVGAFSALHINGFVPLADDIAKVEREVRAMPGMSSATFDLRLRVWPHCEVVAILKPYQTRNRDKTFDLIVTAPSAHDGRLREGDAVRIEVTAPNYEGNVRVDYYTADGAVQHLSGAGEPTRFVAGQRLVFGKDIPASWLVSPPFGTVMVVALASPSPFPEAPDRPPFELASAYLLKLREALAANKGGDRLIAEFLFLETAER
- a CDS encoding chalcone isomerase family protein encodes the protein MRTRFRQRIAATLLSLVAISTACTISTANAATVDVSGVKLEDSVSLKGETLQLNGAGIRFKAIFKVYTAGLYLGKKAGTPEEVLAATGSKRVTITMLRDIDANELGKLFTRGVEDNSPRAEFSQLIPGLLRMGQMFADQKTLKTGDTFTIDWIPGTGTVITVRGAMQSDPIKEVAFFNALVRIWLGPSPADYRLKDALLGRSS
- a CDS encoding anthranilate synthase component II, giving the protein MRVLMIDNYDSFTYNIVQYLGELGAEVDVVRNDGITVAQIGERVAAGITRLVVSPGPCSPAEAGVSVAAIEAFAGRLPILGVCLGHQAIGAAFGGKIVRAQQLMHGKTSQITTTREGVFAGLPEKFTVNRYHSLAIERDSCPADLSVTAWTDDGEIMGVRHTAFAHDVRIEGVQFHPESILTEHGHAMLKNFLE
- the tssJ gene encoding type VI secretion system lipoprotein TssJ, producing MTASGVLLAGLVLAGCSAPPPPKPVVTQVSMTLTAGPDANPDTRLRPSPLTVRVYALKSPGPFESADFFSLFEKDQATLGAEMAQREEVLLRPGESKKLEMTLAADVKVIGVMAAYRDLERARWREVKVLQVGKPLVMTATFGARQITIDPK
- a CDS encoding LuxR C-terminal-related transcriptional regulator, whose protein sequence is MKILIADDHRLVIEAVKAKLAELEPGIEFVLAMSVDELLAGASDDLDLAVIDLNMPGADGHAHIDEMRRRHPAVPVIVLSGYEDPVIMRTALAHGVLGFIPKAYSPEVMLSAVRLVLAGGVYVPPMMLSALPPGIMTGVPAVEAAARVATPAAAHTLDHLRNVLTERQVEVLQLLSQGKPNKLIGRALGISEGTVKIHLAAIFRALNVRNRTEAVVAAQTLAEA